One genomic window of Arachis stenosperma cultivar V10309 chromosome 10, arast.V10309.gnm1.PFL2, whole genome shotgun sequence includes the following:
- the LOC130955377 gene encoding cytochrome c biogenesis CcmF C-terminal-like mitochondrial protein, with protein MRQKLAPRTVRRPSPTPAVMVRLRSTNTKRIQFTQRLPLGSELHMGKERCCFRGLDHLHGPTSHSICGNFMIYKPSLTNDRLMFEHGESLRADLLPINFSASYENGKLEHFLHRWMKNREHKNLWLTMFPEKRYFRETTSTTEVAIHTNPFTDRYASIGTGSSRTGGWYTTIMKLPFLFFIRIGFWLASSGGSRSLLRQLQKDKLRWNR; from the coding sequence ATGAGGCAGAAACTCGCCCCACGTACGGTTCGGAGGCCGAGCCCCACCCCAGCTGTAATGGTGCGGCTTAGGTCAACTAACACAAAGAGGATACAGTTCACTCAACGATTGCCTTTGGGTTCCGAACTCCATATGGGGAAGGAGCGTTGTTGTTTCCGAGGTCTCGATCATTTACATGGACCCACTTCTCATTCCATTTGTGGGAATTTTATGATCTATAAACCGTCCCTAACGAACGATCGCCTCATGTTTGAGCATGGTGAATCACTTCGTGCCGACCTGTTGCCAATAAACTTTTCGGCCTCATATGAGAATGGAAAACTTGAGCATTTTCTGCATCGGTGGATGAAGAATCGCGAACATAAGAATTTATGGTTGACCATGTTCCCAGAAAAAAGATACTTTAGAGAAACAACGAGCACGACTGAAGTGGCTATACATACAAATCCATTTACGGATAGATATGCTTCGATTGGAACTGGAAGTTCCAGAACAGGCGGCTGGTATACCACCATAATGAAACtgccttttcttttttttattcggATAGGATTTTGGTTGGCTTCGTCGGGAGGCTCGCGTAGTTTGTTACGTCAGCTCCAAAAGGATAAGTTGCGTTGGAATCGATAA
- the LOC130955375 gene encoding cytochrome c biogenesis CcmF C-terminal-like mitochondrial protein — protein MVQLHNFFFFITSMVVPRGTAAPLLLKWFVSRDVPTGAPFSNGTLIPILIPSFPLLVYLHSRKFRRSMDGAKSGVLVRAGRLILLPDIIGRSSSETRAGNASFRFVPVLHFLLLESKGDFSYLESFCGVLCLLFFRTLFSLPRDRSAKRERAQRRKRQRLRPNPNGNEQERNDKMRCSGHPHLERRVEGFGPVAFPVPPSSGGACVGGVPPEPEIGLEALALPTSRQLMAVGHDYHQKAPIQMNIAHFGVCICMLGVLLSCDPAAYVRPVAHASYLFRAGGVNSDSIRVFNPAAEMLS, from the coding sequence ATGGTCCAACTAcataactttttctttttcattactTCTATGGTCGTGCCTCGTGGCACGGCAGCACCCTTACTATTGAAATGGTTCGTCAGTAGAGATGTTCCCACAGGTGCCCCTTTTTCCAATGGTACTCTAATTCCAATTCTTATCCCTTCATTCCCTCTTTTGGTCTATCTACATTCCAGGAAATTCAGACGCTCCATGGACGGAGCAAAAAGTGGAGTCTTGGTCAGAGCAGGCCGCCTTATTTTACTACCAGACATAATTGGGAGAAGCTCATCCGAAACTAGAGCTGGAAACGCCTCATTTCGTTTCGTTCCCGTTCTTCATTTCCTTCTTCTCGAATCCAAGGGGGACTTCTCATATTTAGAATCTTTCTGCGGTGTGCTCTGTTTACTATTCTTTCGTACTCTCTTCTCTTTACCACGCGATAGGTCAGCAAAGCGTGAGCGGGCGCAGAGAAGGAAACGCCAAAGACTTCGGCCTAACCCTAACGGGAATGAGCAAGAACGAAATGACAAGATGAGGTGCTCCGGGCACCCCCATTTAGAAAGAAGGGTCGAAGGTTTTGGGCCTGTAGCTTTCCCCGTCCCCCCTTCGTCGGGGGGTGCTTGTGTGGGGGGTGTGCCACCTGAACCTGAAATCGGGCTTGAAGCTCTCGCCTTACCAACGAGCCGACAGCTGATGGCTGTTGGTCACGACTACCACCAAAAAGCTCCAATTCAGATGAATATTGCACATTTTGGAGTGTGCATCTGTATGTTGGGTGTTCTTCTGTCGTGCGACCCGGCGGCTTATGTGCGACCTGTGGCCCACGCCTCCTATTTGTTCAGGGCGGGCGGCGTGAACTCTGACTCGATCCGGGTATTCAATCCCGCCGCTGAGATGCTCAGTTGA
- the LOC130955376 gene encoding putative cytochrome c biosynthesis ccmC-like mitochondrial protein, translating to MSLSLLQPSFLMSKTRSYALILIGSRLFLTAMAIHLSLRVAPLDLQQGGNSRILYVHVPAARMSILVYIAMAINTFLFLLTKHPLFLRSSGTGTEMGAFFTLFTLVTGGFRGRPMWGTFWVWDARLTSVFISFLIYLGALRFQKLPVEPAPISIRAGPIDIPIIKSSVNWWNTLHQPGSISRSGTSIHVPMPIPILSNFANFPLSTRILFVLETRLPILSFLESPLRDEIEAREGIAKPS from the coding sequence ATGTCCCTTTCGTTATTACAACCTTCTTTTTTGATGTCAAAGACCAGAAGCTATGCGCTAATTCTCATTGGATCTCGGTTGTTCTTAACAGCGATGGCTATTCATTTAAGTCTTCGGGTAGCACCATTAGATCTTCAACAAGGTGGAAATTCTCGTATTCTGTATGTACATGTTCCTGCGGCTCGGATGAGTATTCTTGTTTATATCGCTATGGCTATAAACACTTTCTTATTCCTATTAACAAAACATCCCCTTTTTCTTCGCTCTTCCGGAACCGGTACAGAAATGGGTGCTTTTTTTACGTTGTTTACCTTAGTTACTGGGGGGTTTCGGGGAAGACCTATGTGGGGCACCTTTTGGGTGTGGGATGCTCGTTTAACCTCTGTATTCATCTCGTTTCTGATTTACCTGGGTGCACTGCGTTTTCAAAAGCTTCCTGTCGAACCGGCTCCTATTTCAATCCGTGCTGGACCTATCGATATACCAATAATCAAGTCTTCAGTCAACTGGTGGAATACATTGCATCAACCTGGGAGCATTAGCCGATCTGGTACATCAATACATGTTCCTATGCCCATTCCAATCTTGTCTAACTTTGCTAACTTCCCCCTCTCAACCCGTATCTTGTTTGTTCTGGAAACACGTCTTCCTATTCTATCTTTTCTCGAATCTCCTTTAAGGGATGAAATAGAAGCTCGAGAAGGAATAGCAAAACCTAGTTGA